Proteins encoded together in one Pongo pygmaeus isolate AG05252 chromosome Y, NHGRI_mPonPyg2-v2.0_pri, whole genome shotgun sequence window:
- the LOC129025815 gene encoding testis-specific Y-encoded protein 3-like produces MEAVQEGAAGVESEQVALGEEAVLVLDDIMAEVEVVAQEEGLVEPQEEAQRAQPGPGPMTPESALEELLAVQVELGPVNAQARKAFSRQREKMERRRKAHLDCRGAVIQSVPGFWANVIANHPQMSALITDQDEDMLSYMINLEVEEVKHPVHLCRIMLFFRSNPYFQNKVITKEYLVNITEYRASHSTPIQWYPDYEVEAYRRRHHNSSLNFFNWFSDHNFAGSNRIAEILCKDLWRNPLPYYKRMKPPEEGTEISGDSQMLS; encoded by the exons GATGACATAAtggcggaggtggaggtggtggcccAGGAGGAGGGCCTCGTGGAGCCGCAGGAGGAGGCCCAGcgggcacagcctggccctgggcccaTGACCCCAGAGTCTGCACTGGAGGAGCTGCTGGCCGTTCAGGTGGAGCTGGGGCCGGTTAATGCCCAAGCCAGGAAGGCCTTTTCTCGGCAGAGGGAAAAGATGGAGCGGAGGCGCAAGGCCCACCTAGACTGCAGAGGCGCGGTCATCCAGAGCGTCCCTGGCTTCTGGGCCAATGTT ATTGCAAACCACCCCCAGATGTCAGCCCTGATCACTGACCAAGATGAAGACATGCTGAGCTACATGATCAACTTGGAG GTGGAAGAAGTGAAGCATCCCGTTCATCTCTGCAGGATCATGTTGTTCTTTCGGAGTAACCCCTACTTCCAGAATAAAGTGATTACCAAGGAATATCTGGTGAACATCACAG aataCAGggcttctcattccactccaattcagtgGTATCCAGATTATGAAGTTGAGGCCTATCGCCGCAGACACCACAACAGCAGCCTTAACTTCTTCAACTGGTTTTCTGACCACAACTTCGCAGGATCTAATAGGATTGCTGAG ATCCTATGTAAGGACCTGTGGCGCAATCCCCTGCCGTACTACAAGAGGATGAAGCCACCTGAAGAGGGAACAGAGATTTCAG GGGACTCCCAGATGTTGAGTTGA